In the genome of Phycisphaerales bacterium, one region contains:
- the sucD gene encoding succinate--CoA ligase subunit alpha — translation MSILVDRNTRVICQGITGKAGAFHTAQCLEYGTQLVGGVTPGKGGTRSEHGLPVFNTVYEAVRATGAEASMLFVPPPFAADAVMEAADAGIKLCVLITEGIPTLDMVRARKYLDDKCVRLIGPNCPGIITPGQCKIGIMPGYIHKPVATNTKNVGIISRSGTLTYEAVWQCSERGLAQTTCVGIGGDPVKGLNYIELLDLFNADPETHAIVLIGEIGGTDEEQAATHIQAHLHKPVVAFIAGQTAPPGKRMGHAGAIISGGEGTAQSKIAALRAAGITVSDSPATLGEAVAHVLTK, via the coding sequence ATGAGCATACTGGTCGACCGGAACACGCGCGTCATCTGCCAGGGTATCACCGGCAAGGCGGGGGCATTTCACACCGCCCAGTGCCTCGAATACGGCACGCAGCTCGTCGGCGGCGTGACACCGGGTAAGGGCGGTACCCGCTCCGAGCACGGTCTCCCCGTGTTCAATACTGTGTACGAGGCCGTCCGTGCGACGGGGGCGGAGGCATCAATGCTGTTCGTGCCGCCGCCGTTTGCCGCCGACGCGGTGATGGAGGCGGCCGACGCCGGCATCAAGTTGTGTGTGCTGATCACGGAGGGGATTCCGACCCTGGACATGGTGCGCGCACGGAAATACCTCGACGACAAGTGTGTTCGGCTGATCGGGCCGAATTGTCCGGGGATCATCACGCCCGGGCAGTGTAAAATCGGCATCATGCCCGGTTACATTCATAAACCGGTTGCCACGAACACGAAGAACGTCGGCATCATCTCGCGCAGCGGTACGCTGACCTATGAAGCGGTCTGGCAGTGCAGTGAGCGCGGCCTGGCGCAGACCACCTGCGTCGGCATAGGCGGCGACCCGGTCAAGGGTTTGAACTACATCGAGCTGCTCGATCTGTTCAACGCGGATCCTGAGACCCATGCGATCGTGCTGATCGGTGAGATCGGCGGCACCGACGAGGAGCAGGCGGCCACCCACATCCAAGCCCACCTCCACAAGCCGGTCGTGGCGTTCATCGCTGGGCAAACGGCGCCTCCGGGCAAACGCATGGGCCATGCCGGTGCGATCATCTCCGGGGGCGAGGGGACGGCGCAGTCCAAGATTGCGGCCCTGCGCGCTGCCGGGATCACGGTGAGTGACAGCCCGGCCACACTGGGCGAGGCCGTCGCGCATGTCCTGACGAAGTGA
- a CDS encoding 3-deoxy-D-manno-octulosonic acid transferase codes for MWLVYDLAYFLALLVAWPWLVYRRWTRGNSGTPLREYFGQIPPRPVAARCVWIHAVSLGEINATRTLVAELRQRAPEVIVALSSTTATGLAQARRLYPQLVTFRLPLDFSFAIRTLMQRLRPSAIVLMELEVWPNLIEVATQEEVPVVIANGRITAERSMRRFRWPVLRWVARRMFTRLAWVGAQDQTYQARFVELGVPADRVEVTGSVKYDGAAVADQIEGQEELQAAMGIDPQRPLWVCGSTGPGEEDEILAAYTKLLEHFPALQLAIIPRKPERFDEVADLIVTRGYACLRRSTGAPRVPPGVAEPVPVFLGDTMGELRKFYALATVVFVGRSLVPLGGSDVMEVAGLGKPLVIGPYTDNFAEAVNLLLADGGCRRLTGPAALAPAITDLLRHPERRERMGAAGRKAILGRRGATARTVDRLLSLLS; via the coding sequence ATGTGGTTGGTCTACGATCTCGCCTACTTTCTCGCGCTGCTGGTCGCGTGGCCGTGGCTGGTCTACCGCCGCTGGACGCGTGGAAATTCCGGCACACCCCTCCGTGAGTATTTCGGCCAGATACCCCCGCGACCGGTCGCGGCGCGTTGCGTCTGGATTCACGCGGTGTCGCTTGGGGAAATCAATGCAACGCGAACGCTGGTGGCCGAGCTGCGCCAGCGTGCCCCTGAGGTTATTGTCGCGCTGAGCAGCACAACGGCGACGGGCCTGGCGCAGGCCCGCCGGCTCTACCCGCAATTGGTCACCTTCCGGCTGCCACTCGATTTCTCTTTTGCGATTCGCACGCTGATGCAGCGACTGCGTCCCTCGGCAATCGTGCTGATGGAGCTGGAGGTGTGGCCCAACCTGATCGAGGTCGCCACACAGGAAGAAGTGCCCGTGGTGATCGCGAACGGCCGCATCACTGCCGAGCGCAGCATGCGTCGCTTTCGGTGGCCCGTGCTGCGCTGGGTGGCGCGGCGCATGTTCACACGGCTGGCGTGGGTGGGCGCGCAGGACCAGACCTACCAAGCGCGGTTTGTCGAGCTGGGAGTGCCCGCGGACCGGGTGGAGGTGACCGGCTCGGTCAAGTATGACGGAGCGGCGGTGGCGGACCAGATCGAGGGTCAGGAGGAACTCCAGGCGGCGATGGGCATCGATCCGCAACGTCCGCTCTGGGTGTGCGGCAGCACGGGACCGGGTGAGGAAGACGAAATCCTCGCGGCCTATACGAAATTGCTCGAGCACTTTCCGGCTCTTCAGCTTGCCATCATCCCGCGCAAGCCAGAGCGGTTTGACGAAGTGGCCGACCTGATTGTCACGCGCGGCTACGCCTGCTTGCGCCGGAGCACGGGCGCGCCACGTGTACCGCCGGGCGTGGCGGAGCCCGTCCCGGTGTTCCTGGGCGACACGATGGGTGAACTGCGGAAGTTTTACGCGCTCGCAACGGTGGTCTTTGTCGGCCGCAGTCTCGTACCCCTGGGTGGATCCGACGTGATGGAGGTTGCCGGGCTGGGGAAGCCCCTGGTCATCGGGCCATACACGGATAACTTCGCGGAAGCGGTCAATCTGTTGTTGGCGGATGGGGGCTGCCGGCGCCTGACCGGACCCGCCGCCCTGGCACCGGCCATCACGGATCTGCTCCGCCACCCCGAGCGCCGCGAACGCATGGGGGCGGCTGGACGAAAGGCCATCCTGGGGCGGCGCGGGGCCACGGCACGAACAGTCGATCGCCTGCTGTCATTACTGTCGTAA
- a CDS encoding NAD(P)H-binding protein, which produces MLKVMIFGATGMLGRPVVRRLCADGRFAVHALVRDPERAAQLLPAGCALLPGDLRDADSVARACEGMHAVYCNLNTPYGRTRFNPDLHGTFTIVKAARRAGVQRIARLSALEVPDARHEWPVIQQKYESDLAVMEAGIAWTVFRPAWFFESLPLFIAGRKLQQIGNCPTPLYWIAGDDYARQVAAALASPRAENQIYNAQGPEPLTFAAALARFAAAYRPQLRLIRIPRLALRLGGLVLPAARYLDRLLTVTERHGGAFRAATSWEQLGRPTMSVEDYVAYIAHTGDLPRK; this is translated from the coding sequence ATGTTGAAGGTCATGATCTTCGGGGCGACCGGCATGCTCGGCCGCCCCGTGGTCCGGCGCCTGTGCGCAGATGGTCGCTTCGCGGTGCACGCGCTGGTGCGCGATCCGGAGCGCGCCGCCCAACTGCTGCCCGCCGGCTGTGCCCTTCTTCCCGGCGATCTGCGGGATGCCGACAGTGTGGCCCGCGCCTGTGAGGGCATGCACGCCGTCTACTGCAATCTGAACACGCCCTATGGTCGCACCCGTTTCAACCCCGATTTGCACGGCACCTTCACAATCGTCAAGGCGGCCCGCCGGGCCGGTGTGCAGCGCATCGCCCGGCTGTCTGCACTGGAGGTGCCCGACGCGCGGCACGAATGGCCCGTGATCCAGCAGAAGTACGAGTCGGACCTGGCCGTGATGGAAGCGGGTATAGCGTGGACTGTCTTCCGGCCTGCTTGGTTCTTCGAGTCCCTGCCGCTGTTCATCGCCGGGCGCAAGCTCCAGCAGATCGGCAATTGCCCGACACCGTTGTACTGGATCGCCGGGGATGACTATGCACGACAGGTTGCGGCCGCCCTGGCCAGCCCGCGCGCCGAGAATCAAATCTACAATGCGCAGGGGCCGGAACCACTGACCTTCGCCGCTGCACTGGCGCGTTTTGCCGCTGCGTACCGCCCGCAACTGCGGCTGATCCGCATCCCCCGGCTGGCATTGCGGCTCGGTGGGCTCGTCCTCCCCGCGGCGCGCTACCTCGACCGCCTGCTCACCGTGACAGAGCGGCATGGCGGTGCGTTCCGTGCTGCGACATCCTGGGAACAACTCGGCCGCCCCACCATGTCAGTCGAGGACTATGTCGCCTACATCGCGCATACCGGCGACCTCCCCCGCAAGTGA